The following proteins come from a genomic window of Pseudomonas putida:
- a CDS encoding xanthine dehydrogenase family protein molybdopterin-binding subunit: MSNRDISRRSFLQGGLIAGVGVSMAPLGSQAFAALMEDRVTTSPQKWMNHDGKARFRNDALSKVCGNKVFARDIRAKDMPGWPEQQGHAMLLKTTKADRIYAGYDLEWLGAGLQPDRIVTAADLEKDGIAWPEAHSPDPLLPPGKVPMFIGHPVAILIWNDFERFRQAKRKLQFNDKAIRYGAQAPLYQRDPYGSFRFVRVGGATPFDDDEFSSLKNAMLFPTILNRKPVWSKQPNQHGDLTEQGLFYAKRIGEQLDNPPEDWLVFDERYKTPSIEPAALEPDNGNGWYDAGTGTLHFVVATQCPFEVAQDCVHMIKPSRFALKHLNMHPGYTVGYGSKDNNIFVFYAAVAALYGAGVPVRLANDRYEQFQSGIKRHAFDIRYQLAVDKKDNSFRIFRADMSCDGGGRINYSPSVAAVGATAAQSIYYMPQNDLSVTAYHSRGVEAGSMRGYGTLQTMAATEMMVDEVAQRLGVDAIDLRRANALKSGMKNTQGAVPAGALRLHEILDKAAAHDWWRNRDARKRQVDAKDPDHWYGVGFAICQKDFGTGSEAPMASVEFTADGRISLRHIGTELGTGMSTSQALVVSDFLGRSADEVKTAVTEWPELQLATSGNPYLISQAEQDAALRNPRWVGKLASPSSATNSAFYFSHATREAARVLFNHGLWPAAMALWRQGPFGGQANPLVVRRENAVWVNGELTGNGLAPIPFAELAKKAHEMGLVTGVSVHGFNRWSWAEADFVIDGVRERFPLDAVAVKYGEGAPNAKKAQMSSNGYHLLDRQNAAYPATQLNNAMVTYYSPVATIVEVKVNKGTHEVQVLNHHSWVECGRVLVPELVKGQLEGGIAMGIGHALTEEMPLHEGGPGEGDWNFNRYRLPHAKDVAVWKQTSEILPPLSPTDPSKGIAEVVMIPVVGAIGNAVAHAIGKRVRDLPITPARIKEALNG, translated from the coding sequence ATGTCCAACCGTGATATTTCCCGGCGCTCCTTCCTGCAAGGTGGCCTGATCGCCGGTGTCGGCGTGAGCATGGCGCCGCTCGGCAGCCAGGCCTTCGCTGCACTGATGGAAGATCGTGTCACCACGTCGCCGCAAAAGTGGATGAACCACGACGGCAAGGCGCGTTTCCGTAACGACGCGTTGTCCAAGGTGTGCGGCAACAAAGTCTTTGCCCGCGACATCCGCGCCAAGGACATGCCCGGCTGGCCCGAGCAGCAAGGGCACGCCATGTTGCTCAAGACCACCAAAGCCGACCGTATCTACGCCGGTTACGACCTTGAGTGGCTCGGCGCCGGGTTGCAGCCAGACCGCATCGTCACGGCCGCTGACCTGGAAAAGGACGGCATCGCCTGGCCCGAAGCTCATTCGCCCGACCCGCTGTTGCCACCTGGCAAGGTGCCGATGTTCATTGGCCACCCGGTGGCGATCCTGATCTGGAACGACTTCGAGCGCTTCCGCCAGGCCAAGCGCAAGCTGCAGTTCAACGACAAGGCGATCCGCTACGGGGCCCAGGCCCCGCTGTATCAGCGCGACCCTTATGGCAGCTTCCGCTTCGTCCGCGTTGGTGGGGCCACGCCGTTCGACGACGATGAGTTCTCCAGCCTGAAGAACGCCATGCTGTTCCCCACCATTCTCAACCGTAAGCCGGTGTGGTCCAAGCAGCCCAACCAGCACGGCGACCTCACCGAGCAGGGCCTGTTCTACGCCAAACGCATCGGCGAGCAACTGGACAACCCACCCGAAGACTGGCTGGTGTTCGATGAGCGCTACAAGACGCCTTCCATCGAACCGGCGGCGCTTGAGCCCGACAACGGCAATGGCTGGTACGACGCCGGCACCGGCACGCTGCACTTCGTGGTCGCCACCCAGTGCCCGTTCGAAGTGGCGCAGGACTGCGTGCACATGATCAAGCCGTCGCGCTTCGCCCTCAAACACCTCAACATGCACCCGGGTTACACCGTGGGTTATGGCTCCAAAGACAACAACATCTTCGTGTTTTACGCTGCGGTTGCCGCGCTGTATGGCGCCGGTGTGCCGGTCCGCCTGGCCAACGACCGCTATGAGCAGTTCCAGAGCGGCATCAAGCGTCATGCCTTCGACATCCGCTATCAACTGGCCGTGGACAAGAAGGACAACAGCTTCAGGATCTTCCGCGCCGACATGAGCTGTGACGGCGGCGGCCGGATCAACTACAGCCCGTCGGTGGCCGCAGTCGGGGCCACGGCGGCGCAGTCGATCTACTACATGCCGCAGAACGACCTGTCCGTCACCGCCTACCACTCGCGGGGCGTCGAGGCAGGGTCCATGCGTGGCTACGGTACCCTGCAGACCATGGCGGCCACCGAAATGATGGTCGACGAGGTCGCCCAACGCCTGGGTGTCGATGCCATCGACCTGCGTCGGGCCAATGCGCTGAAGTCAGGCATGAAGAACACCCAGGGCGCAGTGCCCGCCGGCGCTTTGCGCCTGCACGAGATCCTCGACAAGGCTGCTGCCCACGACTGGTGGCGCAACCGTGACGCGCGCAAGCGACAGGTGGACGCCAAGGACCCGGACCACTGGTACGGCGTGGGCTTTGCCATTTGCCAGAAGGATTTCGGCACCGGTTCCGAAGCGCCGATGGCCAGCGTCGAGTTCACTGCCGATGGCCGCATCAGCCTGCGCCACATCGGCACCGAACTGGGCACCGGCATGTCCACTTCCCAGGCCCTGGTGGTCAGCGACTTCCTCGGCCGCTCGGCCGACGAGGTGAAGACCGCAGTGACCGAGTGGCCTGAACTGCAACTGGCCACCAGCGGCAACCCTTACCTGATCAGCCAGGCCGAGCAGGATGCGGCGCTGCGCAACCCGCGCTGGGTCGGCAAACTGGCATCGCCATCGTCGGCGACCAACTCGGCGTTCTATTTCAGCCACGCCACCCGGGAAGCGGCGCGCGTGCTGTTCAATCATGGCCTCTGGCCGGCGGCCATGGCCCTGTGGCGCCAAGGCCCGTTCGGCGGTCAGGCCAACCCCTTGGTGGTGCGCCGCGAGAACGCGGTATGGGTCAATGGTGAGCTGACCGGCAACGGGCTGGCGCCCATTCCCTTCGCCGAGCTTGCGAAGAAAGCCCACGAAATGGGCCTGGTCACCGGCGTCAGCGTTCACGGTTTCAACCGTTGGAGCTGGGCAGAAGCCGACTTCGTCATCGACGGCGTGCGCGAGCGTTTCCCGCTCGATGCCGTGGCCGTTAAATACGGTGAGGGTGCACCGAACGCCAAGAAAGCGCAGATGAGCAGCAACGGCTACCACTTGCTCGACCGGCAGAACGCCGCCTACCCGGCCACCCAGTTGAACAACGCCATGGTCACTTACTACAGCCCGGTGGCCACTATCGTCGAAGTGAAAGTGAACAAGGGCACCCATGAAGTCCAGGTGCTCAACCATCACAGCTGGGTCGAGTGCGGCCGGGTGTTGGTACCGGAGCTGGTCAAGGGCCAGCTCGAAGGCGGCATCGCCATGGGCATTGGCCATGCGCTGACCGAAGAGATGCCACTGCATGAGGGTGGCCCGGGGGAGGGCGACTGGAACTTCAACCGCTATCGCCTGCCGCATGCCAAGGACGTGGCCGTCTGGAAGCAGACGTCCGAGATCCTCCCACCGTTGTCGCCCACCGACCCGTCCAAGGGTATTGCCGAGGTGGTGATGATCCCGGTGGTCGGTGCCATCGGCAACGCCGTGGCCCATGCCATTGGCAAGCGTGTTCGCGATCTTCCGATTACTCCAGCCCGCATCAAGGAGGCCCTCAATGGCTAA